Proteins encoded together in one Coffea arabica cultivar ET-39 chromosome 2c, Coffea Arabica ET-39 HiFi, whole genome shotgun sequence window:
- the LOC113728243 gene encoding nascent polypeptide-associated complex subunit alpha-like protein 2 yields MWKTLVSKKKKKKKNPKQNLSVLTPTKVNPPVVATRCVSLSLCFSIIWKSKQKQSKKAMPGPVVEELDVDKKLQGDEPVVEDVKDEDDHEDDADDSDDEDDDKEDGAQGTNESSKQSRSEKKSRKAMLKLGMKPVTGVTRVTIKRTKNILFFISKPDVFKSPNSDTYVIFGEAKIEDLSSQLQTQAAQQFRMPDMGSVMAKSDISASGAAVQADEEEEEIDETGVEPRDIDLVMTQAGVTRCRAVKALKAHDGDIVSAIMELTT; encoded by the exons ATGtggaaaaccctagtttcaaaaaagaaaaaaaaaaaaaaaaacccaaaacaaAATCTTTCCGTCCTCACGCCAACAAAGGTTAATCCTCCAGTCGTCGCTACCCGCTGTGTGTCTCTCTCACTCTGTTTCTCCATCATCTGGAAAAGCAAGCAGAAGCAATCAAAGAAAGCCATGCCGGGCCCCGTCGTGGAAGAACTTGACGTCGACAAAAAGCTTCAG GGAGATGAGCCGGTAGTGGAGGACGTGAAAGACGAAGACGACCACGAAGACGATGCCGACGATTCAGACGACGAGGATGATGACAAAGAAGACGGTGCCCAAG GCACTAACGAGAGTTCAAAGCAGAGCAGGAGTGAAAAGAAGAGCCGCAAGGCAATGTTGAAGCTGGGAATGAAACCTGTTACTGGTGTCACTAGGGTCACCATTAAGAGAACCAAAAAT ATATTGTTTTTCATCTCAAAACCAGATGTGTTCAAAAGCCCAAATTCTGATACCTACGTGATATTCGGAGAAGCTAAGATAGAGGACTTGAGCTCTCAGCTGCAGACACAGGCAGCCCAGCAGTTCAGGATGCCGGACATGGGCTCTGTGATGGCCAAGTCGGATATCTCTGCTTCAGGTGCTGCAGTACAGGCagatgaagaagaggaagagattGATGAGACTGGTGTCGAGCCTCGTGATATCGATTTGGTGATGACTCAGGCGGGGGTGACGAGGTGCAGGGCTGTCAAGGCTCTCAAGGCCCACGATGGAGATATCGTCAGTGCTATCATGGAGCTAACAACCTAA
- the LOC113724817 gene encoding protein DOWNY MILDEW RESISTANCE 6-like, with translation METKVISSGIKYTSLPESYVRPESERPRLSEVSDCQNVPVVDLGFGDRNLVVRQIGDACRDYGFFQVINHGVSKDAVDKMLETATEFFSLPVEEKLKLYSDDPSKTTRLSTSFNVKKETVHNWRDYLRLHCYPLEKYVPEWPSNPPSFKEMVSNYCVQIRELGLRLEEAIAESLGLDKECIKKVLGDQGQHMAVNYYPPCPQPDLTYGLPGHTDPNALTILLQDLNVAGLQVLRDGRWLAVKPHPDAFVVNIGDQLQALSNGIYKSVWHRAVVNADQPRLSVASFLCPCDHAVISAPKPLTADGSPVVYRDFTYAQYYKKFWSRNLDQEHCLELFKN, from the exons AtggaaactaaagttatttccaGCGGAATCAAGTATACGAGCCTCCCCGAAAGCTACGTCCGTCCAGAATCCGAAAGGCCAAGACTCTCTGAAGTTTCCGATTGCCAAAATGTCCCGGTAGTTGACCTAGGCTTCGGGGATAGGAACCTCGTGGTCCGACAAATTGGCGATGCGTGTCGGGACTATGGTTTTTTCCAG GTAATAAATCACGGGGTTTCCAAGGATGCGGTGGACAAAATGCTTGAGACGGCGACGGAATTCTTCAGTCTCCCGGTTGAAGAGAAGCTCAAGTTGTACTCCGACGATCCATCCAAAACCACGAGGCTTTCAACAAGCTTTAATGTGAAAAAGGAGACCGTGCACAATTGGAGAGACTATCTGCGGCTTCACTGCTATCCCTTGGAAAAATATGTCCCCGAATGGCCTTCCAACCCGCCATCTTTCAA GGAAATGGTGAGTAATTACTGCGTACAAATACGGGAACTTGGGTTGAGATTGGAGGAAGCCATCGCAGAGAGCCTAGGCCTGGACAAGGAATGCATCAAGAAGGTGTTGGGTGATCAAGGACAGCACATGGCCGTCAACTATTATCCTCCGTGTCCACAACCCGATTTGACCTATGGCTTGCCCGGACACACTGATCCTAATGCCCTCACTATTCTGCTTCAAGATTTGAACGTCGCTGGTCTTCAAGTCCTTAGAGATGGCAGATGGTTAGCCGTGAAACCCCATCCCGATGCCTTTGTCGTCAACATCGGCGATCAGTTACAG GCTCTAAGCAATGGGATTTACAAGAGTGTATGGCATCGAGCTGTCGTCAATGCTGATCAACCAAGGCTGTCAGTGGCTTCCTTCCTCTGTCCCTGTGACCATGCCGTAATCAGCGCCCCGAAGCCTCTCACAGCAGATGGTTCCCCAGTCGTATACAGGGATTTCACCTATGCCCAGTACTACAAGAAGTTCTGGAGCAGGAACCTGGACCAGGAACACTGTTTGGAACTTTTCAAGAACTAA
- the LOC113724816 gene encoding caffeic acid 3-O-methyltransferase has protein sequence MAEEEACLFAMSLASASVLPMVLKSAIELDLLELIAKAGPGAYVSPSELAAQLPTHNPEAPIMLDRILRLLATYSVLDCKLNNLADGGVERLYGLAPVCKFLTKNADGVSMAPLLLMNQDKVLMESWYHLKDAVLDGGIPFNKAYGMTAFEYHGTDPRFNKVFNQGMSNHSTITMKKILEVYRGFEGLKTVVDVGGGTGATLNMIISKYPTIKGINFELPHVVEDAPSHSGVEHVGGDMFVSVPKGDAIFMKWICHDWSDDHCRKLLKNCYQALPDNGKVILAECVLPEAPDTSLATQNVVHVDVVMLAHNPGGKERTEKEFEALAKGAGFKEFRKVCSAVNTWIMELCK, from the exons atgGCAGAGGAGGAAGCTTGCTTATTCGCCATGAGCCTGGCTAGTGCATCCGTCCTTCCTATGGTACTCAAATCAGCCATCGAACTTGACCTCCTGGAGCTTATAGCCAAGGCTGGTCCTGGCGCCTACGTCTCCCCATCGGAACTCGCCGCACAGCTCCCCACCCACAACCCGGAAGCTCCTATCATGCTTGATCGCATCCTCCGACTCCTGGCCACCTACTCTGTCCTCGATTGCAAGCTCAACAATCTGGCCGATGGTGGCGTCGAGAGGCTTTACGGTCTGGCCCCTGTTTGCAAATTCTTGACCAAGAACGCTGATGGTGTGTCCATGGCCCCTCTTTTGCTCATGAATCAAGATAAGGTCCTCATGGAAAGCTG GTATCACTTAAAGGATGCGGTTCTTGATGGAGGAATCCCTTTCAACAAGGCCTACGGAATGACTGCATTCGAATATCACGGAACCGATCCCAGATTCAACAAGGTGTTTAACCAGGGAAtgtctaatcactccaccattACCATGAAGAAGATTTTGGAAGTTTACAGAGGGTTTGAGGGTCTGAAGACGGTGGTCGACGTGGGAGGTGGAACTGGGGCTACGCTCAATATGATCATCAGCAAATATCCCACGATCAAGGGCATCAACTTTGAGCTCCCGCACGTCGTAGAGGACGCCCCGTCTCATTCCGGGGTGGAGCATGTGGGTGGGGATATGTTTGTTAGCGTCCCTAAAGGGGATGCCATTTTCATGAAGTGGATTTGCCATGATTGGAGCGACGACCACTGCCGGAAACTCTTGAAGAACTGCTACCAAGCACTTCCGGACAACGGGAAGGTGATCCTTGCCGAATGTGTCCTTCCGGAAGCCCCAGACACCTCGCTCGCTACTCAGAATGTCGTCCACGTTGATGTCGTCATGTTGGCCCACAACCCTGGTGGGAAAGAGAGGACTGAGAAGGAATTCGAGGCCTTGGCAAAGGGGGCTGGATTCAAAGAATTCCGCAAGGTTTGCTCTGCTGTCAATACCTGGATCATGGAGCTGTGCAAATGA